Part of the Gilliamella sp. wkB7 genome is shown below.
GAATAATCCAATTATTTGAAAATTACTTTGGTGATGGTCGTTTGGTGAGTACTAATGACACACCTAACCAATGGGCAAATGCAATTGACAATAATGAACAACGTCGATTGTTAATTGTTGCTTGTTCATTATCTATTGCTCATTAAATATTACTGATTTTTTGTTGATATCTGACTGCCACTTCTTGTGGCAGATAGTTATCGATTATGCTAATATCATTTTACTACATCAATATTGATTAATTTCCTATGAACATCACTGAATTTCATGCAATTACCGATCAACTATTTAATAAGATCGAATTATTTTTAGATCACTTTGCCGAAGAACAAGACATTGACATTGATTATGAAATAAATGGTAATGTGATTACCATAACTTTTCCCAATTACAGTAAAATTATCGTCAATACTCAAGAACCTCTTTTCCAAGTTTGGCTAGCGACAGAAAAACAAGGATATCACTTTGATTATTCAGAAAATGATTGGGTATGCACTCGCACTAAGCAATCATTTGATAAAATCTTCTCACAATCAGTCACGGATCAAGCGACAGTATAACGACAAAGTTCTAAAAATAGGTAAGGCAAATTAAATTTTTGCCTTTATTATTACTCAAGTTTTCAATATTAAAGTAAAGTAAGATTAGCTAATTTAATCACCAACCATTTAACCCCTTCATCAACAAAGGCAATTTGAACGCGTTTATGATCACCTTCGCCATCAAGATTAATAATGGTGCCTTCTCCAAAGCGATGGTGTTTAACTTTTCGACCTAAAATATAACCATCACTTTCCCGTTGTTTTTCAAGATAGGATTTTTTACGATCAAGAATAAATTGCTCATTTTTACTGAGGTCTTTTTTGTTTAGATCATTCGATTTAAACTCAGATGAGGTGATCATACCTCGGTAACTAACTTCGTTTAATCGATCAACCGGTAATTCCGCTAAAAAACGAGAAGGTAAATTACGTTCTTCGCGGCCGTAAAGTCGTCTTAATTCACATAAAGTTAATGTCAAATGTTTTCGAGCACGAGTGATACCAACATAGGCTAAGCGTCGCTCTTCTTCCATACGGTCATTATCTTTCACTGAACGTTGCGCAGGAAAGAGGCCTTCTTCTAATCCGACAATGAAAACATTATCAAACTCTAATCCTTTAGCTGAATGCAACGTCATTAACTGCACTGAATCTTGAGCTTTGACAACATCGCGGCTTTCTAGTGAGGTAAAAGCTAAAAAGGACTCAAGTACTGTGAGTGTTTTACCCGTTACATTATCCTGAATAACCGTGTTTTCATTGTTATGGAAAAATTGTTCCGCAGCCGACACCAGTTCTTCAAGATTTTCTAATCGTGATTGTCCTTTAATTCCTGGCTCTTGCTCATACATTTGCTGTACACCAGATAATTTAATCATTACATCAAGCTGCTGATAAAATGGCAACTGTCTCACTTCTTCATGAATTGATGCCATCAATTCAAGAAAACGACTCAAACCTGAACGCTGTCTTTCAGTTAACGCATTTGTTTGGATTAACATTAAACAAGCATCCCATAATGAAAGATTATGTTGTTTAGCAGTAAGCCTCACTTTATCAAGTGTAACATTACCAATACCGCGGGTTGGAGTATTGACGGTCGCTTCAAAAGCCATATCATTGCTGTGATCATGCAGTAAACGCAAATATGCCAGTGCTAGTTTAACCTCTTGCCGTTCATAAAAGCGTATTGAACCATAAATTTGGTACGGTAATCCTGCTTGTAATAAAGTATCTTCAAAAATACGCGATTGAACATTATTACGGTATAAAATGGCACAGCTTGAATATTTATCACCTTCTTCATGACGTTTTTTGATTTGACCAATTACAAATCTTGCTTCATCAATATCATTAAAACCGACATAGAGTGAAATCTTTTCACCTTCGCCACTATCTGTCCATAGGTTTTTACCTAAGCGATTTTGATTTTTGGCGATTAAAATGTTAGCCGCATCTAAAATATTACTGGTTGAACGATAGTTTTGTTCTAGACGGATGATTTCAGTATCTGGATAATCATTAATAAACAATTGTAAGTTATCGGCATTAGCACCACGCCAGCTATAGATGGATTGATCATCATCACCAACAATCATGACGTTAGCTGTATCGCCAGCCAATTTTTTTACTAATCGATATTGAATTAAGTTCGTATCTTGGAACTCATCAATTAAAATATTAGAAAAACGCTGATGACAATAATTTAGTACGTCATGATTTTGGTTAAGCAGTTCATAAGCTCGTAAAATTAATTCCGAAAAATCAACATACCCAACTCTGTCACAAATTGCTTGATAATCTCGATAGATGGTTTGCCACATTACTTGCTTAGGATCTTCTGGTGTGATGTCATTAGCTCGTAATCCCATCTCTTTTTGATTAGAGATAAAAGCTGCGCACTCTTTCGCTGACCACTGTTTTTCATCAACTTTATGCTCTCGAAAAATTCGTTTAATAAGACGAATCTGATCTTCCGAGTCAATAAGCTGAAAGTTAGAAGGTAATTTGGCTTGCTGTGAAAACATCCGTAACAAACGATGAGTTAATCCGTGAAAGGTACCAATCCACATCCCACTAAAATACCCTTCGCCAACTAATGCTTGGATACGCTCTTGCATTTCAACAGCCGCTTTATTCGTAAAAGTTACGGCAAAGATGGATTGGGAAGAGTAATGTTTTTCCATGCACAGCCATGCAATTCGGTGAACTAAAACACGTGTTTTACCACTTCCAGCACCTGCAAGTACAACAGTATATTGGTTATCGGTAGTCACTGCATTTTGTTGTTCGGTATTGAGGTCTTCTAATAATGATTTTTTAATTTCCATTATATTTAAACCTATTTTGGTTATAACAAATACGTGTTGGTTTCAATTTCATAAGCATTATAAATATATTCATTGTGTTTCTAAATATTGTTTATGGACTGTAAATAAATAGGATATAAAGAAAGGTTGTTAATTAAATGTAGATCCTACTTAGCCTCACTGTCTATTTATACAGATATTTACAAAATTATAACAGATTATCCAATTCAGGCAATTGGCTTATCTCAATATGGGGTAAACATCGAGCATCGGCAAGATGAAAAATATCTTGATTAAAGATATTTATCCAACACGCTAATAAACCATTATTGATGGCACCATTCACATCAGTTAACAAGTTATCGCCTACATGTAATATGTTACCTGCTGGTACACCCAATTTGGAAATCGCTAAATTAAAAATTTCAGGAAAAGGTTTTGAACGTCCATCAGCGCCCCCACGTAAAGAAAATTGAAAGTAATCACTTAATCCAATTTTATTAACCTCAACATTACCATTGGTGATCACCGCTAAAGGGACTTTGGATGCTAATTTAGTTAATAAGGCGTGAGTCGACGGTGGAACATGCATTTTATGACGCCAAAAATTAAATGTATCCATTGTTTCGTCAATAATGTTTGACCATTTTTCTGATGGAATTTTTGCTTTATTTAAAAGAGATTTGATAGTTTCAATTCGCCAAACTACAACATCATGATAAATTTCTGGATTCGCAGTAAGCACTGCTTTTTTCTCTAAATGCAGTCCTGATACGGTCAAATGCTGTAAACCCTCATAACGCTTTAAATATTTGACAATTTCCTCTTCGGATTTTTCAACAATGTCACTATTATCATACAAAGTATCATCCAGATCGAAAGTGATTGCCTTAATTGTGTTCATGGAACGATAAATATGCATTACTTGTTTCCTCTTTTCGCTCTTGGATGGGTAGAATCATAAACTTCAGACAGATGTGAAAAATCTAAATGAGTATAAACTTGTGTGGTCGATAAATCTGCATGACCTAACAACTCTTGTACAGCTCGCAAATCACCACTTGATTCTAACATATGAGTGGCAAATGAGTGCCGTAATTTATGCGGATGAACATGCACTGATAATCCGCGTTTAACACCCCATTGTGCAAATCTTTTTTCGACATTACGAGGTGAAATGCGTTTACCTAATTTGGATATAAATAAGGAATCATCCTTGGGATCCAATAAATTACGCATTGATAACCAATTATTAATCCATTTAATAGACTCATAACCTAATGGTAATTTTCGCTCTTTATTCCCCTTCCCCATCACTCGGACTTCGCCTTCATTCAAGTTCAATTCACGGCAATTAAGATTGACTAATTCTGACAATCGTAGACCTGAACCATACATAAGTTCAAGCATTGCTCTATCGCGTACAGAAAGAGGATCATTATAATTAATATCGAGCAATTGATTAATTTCATCAATATCAATATTTTTAGGAAGATGTTGCCCTAATTTAGGATTTAAAACACCACGAGCGGGATTGGCACTAATAGATTCATTTTTTATCATCCAATCACAAAAACTGCGTAGCGCCGATAACCTTAAAGATAAACTTCTTGCCTGTAAACCGGTTCGTTTGCTATGACTAATTAATAATCTTACTGCTGATGAATCTACATCTTGCCATTTGGTGATACCCACTTCTTTTGCGATGGCTATAAGCGCATAAAGCTGACGTCGATAATTGACTTGGGTATTTAGGCTAAGCTGTTTTTCCGATTTTAGATAATTTAGAAAACGATCAACCGGTTCGGTTAGTAAACAAAGATTATTTTGAGAGGATTGAATCATAACTTACCTTATTTTTTTCGCATAACCCATTTTTCAATTAATATAGGTAATAGTTGACTCACTTTTTCCAATAATAGTGTACCTTGTTTTTCTTGATAATGATGCGGATCAGAACTGGTAAACATTAAGATCCCCAAATCACCAAATTGTCCTAATAAGGATAAAGCAACAGAACCGATATAATTACGTTCAGATAATAAAAAATCTAGTTCAGTAGTATTTAATGGACCTAGATATTGGTTGCTGTATTGTAGATGCCTAACTCGAATAAAATCAAAACCTGAACGATTTAAAGCATAGTGTTGATATTTTGAAGGAGCGTTAATTAACCATTTATCATCAAAAAGATATAAATAAGCACCATTAAGACCCAACGATTTTGCCCAATTTTTTAATATTTGTACCAATTCATCAAGATCATCAGCTTTAAATATTTGAATTTGCAGATCCATAAATTGATTAAACAACAATTCATTAGAACGCGCATATTCCATTAACAAAGTTATTTCAGCCTCAAGATGACTAATTTTATTGCGCTGCCTTGCCATTTGCCATTCAGGGAGTGAAACGCCTCCTCTAATTGGGTGAGGAATGCGCATATTTTCAAAAAGACTTGCGTTTCTAATAAAAAAATCTGGATTGTCATTCAAATATTGACTAACCATCTCATCATTCAATTTCATTTTACGAGTTGTTGGTTTTGTATTTTTTGTTTTATAAGATTGTGTTGTTTTAGCAACCATGCTGAATCTCTGTTATAACCGATATGACACACTAGGCTAAAAAATTACTTAAAATCATAATAGTTAGTTTTTTTAAATAATTTATTAACCAAAAATGAAATTTTACTAATCGACTTTACTATCAAACCAAATTTAAATCGCAATAAATCCATCGTAAACATGCGTTGCGGGGCCTGTCATGTAAAGCGGTTTATTTGCTCCTTGCCATTCTATGACTAACTTACCCCCAGGCAGGTTTACTTTAACTCTGCTGTTAAGCAATCCTTGATTAATACCAACCGCGACAGCAGCACATGCCCCAGTTCCACAAGCTTGAGTTTCACCAACACCACGTTCAAATACGCGTAAATTGATATTATTACGATCGATAATATGCATAAAACCAATATTGGCTCGTTCAGGAAAACGTTCGTGCGACTCCAATAATGGACCTAATTTTTCTACTTCTGCGGTAATGACATTATCCACTTGAAGAACACAATGCGGATTACCCATTGAAGCAACGCCACATAATATTGTGCGTTCTTGGGCACGAATGATGTATGTTTTTTCTTCTTTGATTGCTTTAAATGGTACTTTGCTCGGCTCAAAAGTAGGCTGCCCCATATTGACTCTTACCGTCTCATCATCGTTAACAGTTAACACAATATTACCTTTCATCGTGCTAACTTTTAAAGTACGTTTTTTAGTCAAACCTTTTAAGCGAACAAAACGCGCAAAACAACGAGCTCCATTTCCACACTGCTGAACCTCACTACCATCAGCATTAAAAATTCGATAATGAAAATCGGTATCTGGAGCATAAGGAGGCTCAACAATCAAAAGTTGATCAAAACCAACTCCAGTATATCTATCAGCAAGACGTTTAATCATTTCAGTCGAAAGATGAACATTTTGGGTTACCGCATCAATGACCATAAAATCATTTCCGAGTCCATGCATTTTTGAAAAGTTCATCTATTTCTACCTTCTATTGAAAAAAACATAATTATCTATTGAGTTATATTACCTAATAAGGTTCATCACAATGACTGATGAATGAAACCCTATCACTGAATTTCTAAATCATCAGAAATTTTATTTATTATAGAGATTCACCTCGCCATAAATCGTCAAATGACTCTCGCTGGCGAATAATTTTATGTTGTTGCTCGCCAATTAGCATCACCTCTGCAGGTCTTGGATGACTGTTATAATTCGATGCCATACTAAATCCATAAGCACCAGCACTACAAACCACTAACAAATCATCTTGTTGAACCGAAAGCTCACGTTGATGAGCCAATACATCACTTGATTCACAAATTGGGCCGACGACATTATATATCAAGGTCTCATCTGATGATTTTGGTTCTTTTGCTGGTAA
Proteins encoded:
- the cyaY gene encoding iron donor protein CyaY — protein: MNITEFHAITDQLFNKIELFLDHFAEEQDIDIDYEINGNVITITFPNYSKIIVNTQEPLFQVWLATEKQGYHFDYSENDWVCTRTKQSFDKIFSQSVTDQATV
- the uvrD gene encoding DNA helicase II, with the protein product MEIKKSLLEDLNTEQQNAVTTDNQYTVVLAGAGSGKTRVLVHRIAWLCMEKHYSSQSIFAVTFTNKAAVEMQERIQALVGEGYFSGMWIGTFHGLTHRLLRMFSQQAKLPSNFQLIDSEDQIRLIKRIFREHKVDEKQWSAKECAAFISNQKEMGLRANDITPEDPKQVMWQTIYRDYQAICDRVGYVDFSELILRAYELLNQNHDVLNYCHQRFSNILIDEFQDTNLIQYRLVKKLAGDTANVMIVGDDDQSIYSWRGANADNLQLFINDYPDTEIIRLEQNYRSTSNILDAANILIAKNQNRLGKNLWTDSGEGEKISLYVGFNDIDEARFVIGQIKKRHEEGDKYSSCAILYRNNVQSRIFEDTLLQAGLPYQIYGSIRFYERQEVKLALAYLRLLHDHSNDMAFEATVNTPTRGIGNVTLDKVRLTAKQHNLSLWDACLMLIQTNALTERQRSGLSRFLELMASIHEEVRQLPFYQQLDVMIKLSGVQQMYEQEPGIKGQSRLENLEELVSAAEQFFHNNENTVIQDNVTGKTLTVLESFLAFTSLESRDVVKAQDSVQLMTLHSAKGLEFDNVFIVGLEEGLFPAQRSVKDNDRMEEERRLAYVGITRARKHLTLTLCELRRLYGREERNLPSRFLAELPVDRLNEVSYRGMITSSEFKSNDLNKKDLSKNEQFILDRKKSYLEKQRESDGYILGRKVKHHRFGEGTIINLDGEGDHKRVQIAFVDEGVKWLVIKLANLTLL
- the yigB gene encoding 5-amino-6-(5-phospho-D-ribitylamino)uracil phosphatase YigB, which translates into the protein MHIYRSMNTIKAITFDLDDTLYDNSDIVEKSEEEIVKYLKRYEGLQHLTVSGLHLEKKAVLTANPEIYHDVVVWRIETIKSLLNKAKIPSEKWSNIIDETMDTFNFWRHKMHVPPSTHALLTKLASKVPLAVITNGNVEVNKIGLSDYFQFSLRGGADGRSKPFPEIFNLAISKLGVPAGNILHVGDNLLTDVNGAINNGLLACWINIFNQDIFHLADARCLPHIEISQLPELDNLL
- the xerC gene encoding tyrosine recombinase XerC encodes the protein MIQSSQNNLCLLTEPVDRFLNYLKSEKQLSLNTQVNYRRQLYALIAIAKEVGITKWQDVDSSAVRLLISHSKRTGLQARSLSLRLSALRSFCDWMIKNESISANPARGVLNPKLGQHLPKNIDIDEINQLLDINYNDPLSVRDRAMLELMYGSGLRLSELVNLNCRELNLNEGEVRVMGKGNKERKLPLGYESIKWINNWLSMRNLLDPKDDSLFISKLGKRISPRNVEKRFAQWGVKRGLSVHVHPHKLRHSFATHMLESSGDLRAVQELLGHADLSTTQVYTHLDFSHLSEVYDSTHPRAKRGNK
- a CDS encoding DUF484 family protein, whose translation is MVAKTTQSYKTKNTKPTTRKMKLNDEMVSQYLNDNPDFFIRNASLFENMRIPHPIRGGVSLPEWQMARQRNKISHLEAEITLLMEYARSNELLFNQFMDLQIQIFKADDLDELVQILKNWAKSLGLNGAYLYLFDDKWLINAPSKYQHYALNRSGFDFIRVRHLQYSNQYLGPLNTTELDFLLSERNYIGSVALSLLGQFGDLGILMFTSSDPHHYQEKQGTLLLEKVSQLLPILIEKWVMRKK
- the dapF gene encoding diaminopimelate epimerase, with translation MNFSKMHGLGNDFMVIDAVTQNVHLSTEMIKRLADRYTGVGFDQLLIVEPPYAPDTDFHYRIFNADGSEVQQCGNGARCFARFVRLKGLTKKRTLKVSTMKGNIVLTVNDDETVRVNMGQPTFEPSKVPFKAIKEEKTYIIRAQERTILCGVASMGNPHCVLQVDNVITAEVEKLGPLLESHERFPERANIGFMHIIDRNNINLRVFERGVGETQACGTGACAAVAVGINQGLLNSRVKVNLPGGKLVIEWQGANKPLYMTGPATHVYDGFIAI